The sequence CTGTTGCATATCTTGTTGATTTATACTGGTCTGCAAGGCAGACATGGATGCTGGAGATAAGAAGAGTGTTACTTGCTGCTCTTGAGAACTAGGTGACCCTTGTACCAACTGAATCTGAGGAGAGCTATGGAACAAGGGGGTCTGTGATGATTCCGACTGGGTAGGACCTGGGTTCTGAAGTGAGGAAACTGTGGACTGACTCTGAAATTGCATGGGCTGTTGCTCTTGATTCATTGGGGCCATGTTACTTTGTTGGTGAAAAATTGACTGGTTCTGTTGCTCCTGATTAGCCATTGGATTTTGATTTGGGTTGAATATCATGTTTGGTGGTGGTTGCTTTGGAGACGCCATTGTAGCCATGGTATTCTGATTACTGAATAAAAtgctctgttgttgttgttgctgctgctgctgctgctgttgctgctgctgctgctgctcctgggaTGGAGAGTTACTCTGCATGGCAACTATTGAGTGCTGTGACTGGAACATGGTTCCTTGTTGGCTTTGAGGCATTGGATTAGGTGGAAGGGAGCCCAGGGACACCTGAGGCTGAAATAAACCCTGCTGGGGGGGTTGTGCCTGTTCTTGGGAAAGCATAGGCGTCTGGATGTGTGATATTGGAGCTTGCTGTTGGAAAGCAGCTTGTTGTTCAGTGTTTGATGTTGACTGAAGTGGAGAAATTGAGTTCGGTGCTGCAAAAAATGCTTCCTGGGCTACTGTGTTAGTCTGAAGATTATTCATGGGACTCTGGGAAAGAAATATGTTGGTTGACTGCTGGTCTTGAGGAACTGAAGAGCCCTGTAACACAGCAATGGTACTTTGAGAGTGAAACATCGGAGGCTGCATTTGTTCAGAGGAGGTTGTAGAAGTCTGACTGTGGACAATAGGATTTGGACTATGAAAGAGAGAACCTTGAGTTTCCTGGGAAATGTTCTGAGCATCGGCAATAGGATTTTGAGGATGAAAAAGTTGGGCCTGTGAATGAGAAGACTGCTGCAAAAAATTTCCAGATTGAAGTGACATCATCTCATTCCCTTGCTGGAATAAACCATTACCTTGTTGTTGGGTACCACTATTCTGAACACTCATCATACTTTTTGTGGATGAAAAAAGGTTAACTTGAGGTTGATTGTCCCCACTATGTTGCATTTGGACCATGGTCTGAAAGACACTGTTCTGAATCTGTTTTGCTTGTGTTCCAGTTTCTTCTCCATCTCCTGAACTTGATGTCTGAAACATGGTAGTGCCAGGGGTTGCAACCTGCTGTGTGGTAGTTGTAGAAGTTTCATTTCCAGAAACTGcaggaggagaagaaaacaaTTCACACTGCATTTGCATATCCTCATTGGTAGACAATGCACTCATCATGTGAGAAGTCTGCTGGTAAACTGGCGATTGCTGAAGGTTTCCATTTGCTGAAGCAGTTGAAGGGAATAACTCTGACTGAATCTGAGCAGCTGCCTGGCAGATACTCTGTTGCATCTCCATCACCATTGCGGCTGAAGATTCCATCacttgctgttgctgctgctgctgctgttgattAGATAACGTGTTTTCAGACTGTGGGTGAACACTTTCAGCTCTTCCAGGTAATAAATTATCTGGTCTGGTATGGACTGTTGGCTCTGTTGAGGAAAACATTCCAGGGCTTACACCACTCTGAATTTGACTGACTTGTTGAAAAATATCTGCACTAAGCTGCTCTTGAACATTCTCATTACCATCTGGagcagaaaataaaactgaagataacTGTTGCTGTGCCTCTAAAACTTGTTGGACCAAGTCAACACTTCCACTGCTGCCACCAGCAGTACTGCCTGTAAAACTCCCTGCTTGCAgctgctgaatagtattctgaaGCTGACTCACACTATTTGGTGACggaaaaatatttgatgaaatcTGCTGCTGTAAAGTCTGTGCTTGTTCTTGTAGTGGTGACTGCTGCTGTTGTTGTGACGCCTCAGTCAGTTGTGACAAATTAACCACTGTGCCATCTGACTGTAATACCTCTCTAGACTGAGTTTCTCTTGTCTGAAACTGTGTAGCCTGCTGCAATAGTGCATCGCTGTTGGGCAGCTGACTAGAAGCAGAAACTGCTGGAAAAGTACCAGGCTGTGAGATGTCCTGGGTTTGAATAGTTGTCAGGGTCTCTGGATTGTATGCCTTGGGCTGAATCTGctgctgtttttcattttcagaaggTAGGTgggaagatgatggtgatgaaaAAGAGCCATTTCCTGCTATGTTTGAGATGTTTTCTAATGTTTGCTGAGTTGATCCAACTGACTTTGtagcctaaaaaataaaaatccccaaatattatgaatatataaacattaaaCAAGTTTGTAACATACATCAAAAATCTCCATTGTTCTAAAAATATATGCAGGACCAGTTTTCTACTCTATATTATTATCATTTAGAAAACAGGTACAGGACTACAATTCTCCATAACATGATGTCTCATTTTCCTtgggatatattttttaaaagtgtgacaAGCAAAGATAGTCAAACAAGGGAGTAGAATAATTGGCTATTGATATGCTTAGGTGAATTAAGGGTAATCAGAACACACTAATTTTATGGTTGATGAAGAGCAGGTATCCCTATCTCAATTTTGTGGCTCCTCAGTAATAATACAAGGGAGAAgacaagtaaaaaaaagaaagttatgggaaaagactgggaaaaaaataaaaacatctctaattctgaaaatgttaaaattagtACTTTCATTAATATCTCATATAACATATTAATTCCTCCCTTGTCAAAATGTATATTGGAAGTCACTTtgtgggcaatttttttttttttttttttttttttttttttgagatggagtctcgctctttcgcccaggctggagtgcagtggcgcgatctcggctcactgcaggctccgccccccggggttcacgccattctcctgcctcagcctcccgcgtagctgggactacaggcgcccgctacctcacccggctaattttttgtatttttagtagagacggggtttcaccgtgttagccaggatggtctcgatctcctgacctcgtgattcgcccgcctcggcctcccaaagtgctgggattacaggcgtgagccaccgcgcccggcctttgtggGCAATTTTGCTGAAGTATAAAGCATTCCCTCTTTACAGCAAAATTCATTAAGTGCATCCAAAGTAAAAACAGtgtgaaaaaaataggaaaagtaaaAGACAGCAATTTTTATATAGGGGGTTAGAAGTTGTAACACTAGTCAATACAGCTTACCTTAAAAATAGTGGAAGATCTTTTTTCTGCTGTTACTTCCATTGGAGTAACATCTTCACTCTTAATCATACTGCTTGGTATGAGTGGAGTCATCAGGGCATTAGAGATAATATTTACCTTATCTAAATTGCATCCAGTAGTTTTCATtgctgcatacacacacacaaaaagaaaagtttaaaatcacaaaatttaCCAACTATTTCATTCTAAAATTTGTTGATTATTAGCCATGatttaaatgtctatttttttgaTGCTACAATGGTAGCATGAGATACAAAACTGGTATATTAAGATGTATCTTCCCTTTTATGAAGTGCATTGGCTGGAGGAATTCTGGAATGAGCCTGGAACTATagcttaaatattaataataagctTAGGCAGCTCAATTACCAAGCTATATTCCCCAAGACCGTTCCAAGTGCCTTGAATCATACTACCCAACCTGACCAGAGTATATTATAGGATACAGCTTAAAAATCTCCAGGAGGATAAAGCTACTCAATTACAACCACTACACTCTCCTCTTAGCATTTAGCT comes from Symphalangus syndactylus isolate Jambi chromosome 11, NHGRI_mSymSyn1-v2.1_pri, whole genome shotgun sequence and encodes:
- the NFAT5 gene encoding nuclear factor of activated T-cells 5 isoform X1, with translation MPSDFISLLSADLDLESPKSLYSRDSLKLHPSQNFHRAGLLEESVYDLLPKELQLPPSRETSVASMSQTSGGEAGSPPPAVVAADASSAPSSSSMGGACSSFTTSSSPTIYSTSVTDSKAMQVESCSSAVGVSNRGVSEKQLTSNTVQQHPSTPKRHTVLYISPPPEDLLDNSRMSCQDEGCGLESEQSCSMWMEDSPSNFSNMSTSSYNDNTEVPRKSRKRNPKQRPGVKRRDCEESNMDIFDADSAKAPHYVLSQLTTDNKGNSKAGNGTLENQKGTGVKKSPMLCGQYPVKSEGKELKIVVQPETQHRARYLTEGSRGSVKDRTQQGFPTVKLEGHNEPVVLQVFVGNDSGRVKPHGFYQACRVTGRNTTPCKEVDIEGTTVIEVGLDPSNNMTLAVDCVGILKLRNADVEARIGIAGSKKKSTRARLVFRVNITRKDGSTLTLQTPSSPILCTQPAGVPEILKKSLHSCSVKGEEEVFLIGKNFLKGTKVIFQENVSDENSWKSEAEIDMELFHQNHLIVKVPPYHDQHITLPVSVGIYVVTNAGRSHDVQPFTYTPDPAAAGALNVNVKKEISSPARPCSFEEAMKAMKTTGCNLDKVNIISNALMTPLIPSSMIKSEDVTPMEVTAEKRSSTIFKATKSVGSTQQTLENISNIAGNGSFSSPSSSHLPSENEKQQQIQPKAYNPETLTTIQTQDISQPGTFPAVSASSQLPNSDALLQQATQFQTRETQSREVLQSDGTVVNLSQLTEASQQQQQSPLQEQAQTLQQQISSNIFPSPNSVSQLQNTIQQLQAGSFTGSTAGGSSGSVDLVQQVLEAQQQLSSVLFSAPDGNENVQEQLSADIFQQVSQIQSGVSPGMFSSTEPTVHTRPDNLLPGRAESVHPQSENTLSNQQQQQQQQQVMESSAAMVMEMQQSICQAAAQIQSELFPSTASANGNLQQSPVYQQTSHMMSALSTNEDMQMQCELFSSPPAVSGNETSTTTTQQVATPGTTMFQTSSSGDGEETGTQAKQIQNSVFQTMVQMQHSGDNQPQVNLFSSTKSMMSVQNSGTQQQGNGLFQQGNEMMSLQSGNFLQQSSHSQAQLFHPQNPIADAQNISQETQGSLFHSPNPIVHSQTSTTSSEQMQPPMFHSQSTIAVLQGSSVPQDQQSTNIFLSQSPMNNLQTNTVAQEAFFAAPNSISPLQSTSNTEQQAAFQQQAPISHIQTPMLSQEQAQPPQQGLFQPQVSLGSLPPNPMPQSQQGTMFQSQHSIVAMQSNSPSQEQQQQQQQQQQQQQQQQQSILFSNQNTMATMASPKQPPPNMIFNPNQNPMANQEQQNQSIFHQQSNMAPMNQEQQPMQFQSQSTVSSLQNPGPTQSESSQTPLFHSSPQIQLVQGSPSSQEQQVTLFLSPASMSALQTSINQQDMQQSPLYSPQNNMPGIQGATSSPQSQATLFHNTAGGTMNQLQNSPGSSQQTSGMFLFGIQNNCSQLLTSGPATLPDQLMAISQPGQPQNEGQPPVTTLLSQQMPENSPLASSINTNQNIEKIDLLVSLQNQGNNLTGSF
- the NFAT5 gene encoding nuclear factor of activated T-cells 5 isoform X4; this translates as MPSDFISLLSADLDLESPKSLYSRESVYDLLPKELQLPPSRETSVASMSQTSGGEAGSPPPAVVAADASSAPSSSSMGGACSSFTTSSSPTIYSTSVTDSKAMQVESCSSAVGVSNRGVSEKQLTSNTVQQHPSTPKRHTVLYISPPPEDLLDNSRMSCQDEGCGLESEQSCSMWMEDSPSNFSNMSTSSYNDNTEVPRKSRKRNPKQRPGVKRRDCEESNMDIFDADSAKAPHYVLSQLTTDNKGNSKAGNGTLENQKGTGVKKSPMLCGQYPVKSEGKELKIVVQPETQHRARYLTEGSRGSVKDRTQQGFPTVKLEGHNEPVVLQVFVGNDSGRVKPHGFYQACRVTGRNTTPCKEVDIEGTTVIEVGLDPSNNMTLAVDCVGILKLRNADVEARIGIAGSKKKSTRARLVFRVNITRKDGSTLTLQTPSSPILCTQPAGVPEILKKSLHSCSVKGEEEVFLIGKNFLKGTKVIFQENVSDENSWKSEAEIDMELFHQNHLIVKVPPYHDQHITLPVSVGIYVVTNAGRSHDVQPFTYTPDPAAGALNVNVKKEISSPARPCSFEEAMKAMKTTGCNLDKVNIISNALMTPLIPSSMIKSEDVTPMEVTAEKRSSTIFKATKSVGSTQQTLENISNIAGNGSFSSPSSSHLPSENEKQQQIQPKAYNPETLTTIQTQDISQPGTFPAVSASSQLPNSDALLQQATQFQTRETQSREVLQSDGTVVNLSQLTEASQQQQQSPLQEQAQTLQQQISSNIFPSPNSVSQLQNTIQQLQAGSFTGSTAGGSSGSVDLVQQVLEAQQQLSSVLFSAPDGNENVQEQLSADIFQQVSQIQSGVSPGMFSSTEPTVHTRPDNLLPGRAESVHPQSENTLSNQQQQQQQQQVMESSAAMVMEMQQSICQAAAQIQSELFPSTASANGNLQQSPVYQQTSHMMSALSTNEDMQMQCELFSSPPAVSGNETSTTTTQQVATPGTTMFQTSSSGDGEETGTQAKQIQNSVFQTMVQMQHSGDNQPQVNLFSSTKSMMSVQNSGTQQQGNGLFQQGNEMMSLQSGNFLQQSSHSQAQLFHPQNPIADAQNISQETQGSLFHSPNPIVHSQTSTTSSEQMQPPMFHSQSTIAVLQGSSVPQDQQSTNIFLSQSPMNNLQTNTVAQEAFFAAPNSISPLQSTSNTEQQAAFQQQAPISHIQTPMLSQEQAQPPQQGLFQPQVSLGSLPPNPMPQSQQGTMFQSQHSIVAMQSNSPSQEQQQQQQQQQQQQQQQQQSILFSNQNTMATMASPKQPPPNMIFNPNQNPMANQEQQNQSIFHQQSNMAPMNQEQQPMQFQSQSTVSSLQNPGPTQSESSQTPLFHSSPQIQLVQGSPSSQEQQVTLFLSPASMSALQTSINQQDMQQSPLYSPQNNMPGIQGATSSPQSQATLFHNTAGGTMNQLQNSPGSSQQTSGMFLFGIQNNCSQLLTSGPATLPDQLMAISQPGQPQNEGQPPVTTLLSQQMPENSPLASSINTNQNIEKIDLLVSLQNQGNNLTGSF
- the NFAT5 gene encoding nuclear factor of activated T-cells 5 isoform X6; protein product: MLLQLPPLPPWAVLAAPLPPLPALPFILPQSPTARLCKWRAAPQPWGTLENQKGTGVKKSPMLCGQYPVKSEGKELKIVVQPETQHRARYLTEGSRGSVKDRTQQGFPTVKLEGHNEPVVLQVFVGNDSGRVKPHGFYQACRVTGRNTTPCKEVDIEGTTVIEVGLDPSNNMTLAVDCVGILKLRNADVEARIGIAGSKKKSTRARLVFRVNITRKDGSTLTLQTPSSPILCTQPAGVPEILKKSLHSCSVKGEEEVFLIGKNFLKGTKVIFQENVSDENSWKSEAEIDMELFHQNHLIVKVPPYHDQHITLPVSVGIYVVTNAGRSHDVQPFTYTPDPAAAGALNVNVKKEISSPARPCSFEEAMKAMKTTGCNLDKVNIISNALMTPLIPSSMIKSEDVTPMEVTAEKRSSTIFKATKSVGSTQQTLENISNIAGNGSFSSPSSSHLPSENEKQQQIQPKAYNPETLTTIQTQDISQPGTFPAVSASSQLPNSDALLQQATQFQTRETQSREVLQSDGTVVNLSQLTEASQQQQQSPLQEQAQTLQQQISSNIFPSPNSVSQLQNTIQQLQAGSFTGSTAGGSSGSVDLVQQVLEAQQQLSSVLFSAPDGNENVQEQLSADIFQQVSQIQSGVSPGMFSSTEPTVHTRPDNLLPGRAESVHPQSENTLSNQQQQQQQQQVMESSAAMVMEMQQSICQAAAQIQSELFPSTASANGNLQQSPVYQQTSHMMSALSTNEDMQMQCELFSSPPAVSGNETSTTTTQQVATPGTTMFQTSSSGDGEETGTQAKQIQNSVFQTMVQMQHSGDNQPQVNLFSSTKSMMSVQNSGTQQQGNGLFQQGNEMMSLQSGNFLQQSSHSQAQLFHPQNPIADAQNISQETQGSLFHSPNPIVHSQTSTTSSEQMQPPMFHSQSTIAVLQGSSVPQDQQSTNIFLSQSPMNNLQTNTVAQEAFFAAPNSISPLQSTSNTEQQAAFQQQAPISHIQTPMLSQEQAQPPQQGLFQPQVSLGSLPPNPMPQSQQGTMFQSQHSIVAMQSNSPSQEQQQQQQQQQQQQQQQQQSILFSNQNTMATMASPKQPPPNMIFNPNQNPMANQEQQNQSIFHQQSNMAPMNQEQQPMQFQSQSTVSSLQNPGPTQSESSQTPLFHSSPQIQLVQGSPSSQEQQVTLFLSPASMSALQTSINQQDMQQSPLYSPQNNMPGIQGATSSPQSQATLFHNTAGGTMNQLQNSPGSSQQTSGMFLFGIQNNCSQLLTSGPATLPDQLMAISQPGQPQNEGQPPVTTLLSQQMPENSPLASSINTNQNIEKIDLLVSLQNQGNNLTGSF
- the NFAT5 gene encoding nuclear factor of activated T-cells 5 isoform X3, which gives rise to MPSDFISLLSADLDLESPKSLYSRESVYDLLPKELQLPPSRETSVASMSQTSGGEAGSPPPAVVAADASSAPSSSSMGGACSSFTTSSSPTIYSTSVTDSKAMQVESCSSAVGVSNRGVSEKQLTSNTVQQHPSTPKRHTVLYISPPPEDLLDNSRMSCQDEGCGLESEQSCSMWMEDSPSNFSNMSTSSYNDNTEVPRKSRKRNPKQRPGVKRRDCEESNMDIFDADSAKAPHYVLSQLTTDNKGNSKAGNGTLENQKGTGVKKSPMLCGQYPVKSEGKELKIVVQPETQHRARYLTEGSRGSVKDRTQQGFPTVKLEGHNEPVVLQVFVGNDSGRVKPHGFYQACRVTGRNTTPCKEVDIEGTTVIEVGLDPSNNMTLAVDCVGILKLRNADVEARIGIAGSKKKSTRARLVFRVNITRKDGSTLTLQTPSSPILCTQPAGVPEILKKSLHSCSVKGEEEVFLIGKNFLKGTKVIFQENVSDENSWKSEAEIDMELFHQNHLIVKVPPYHDQHITLPVSVGIYVVTNAGRSHDVQPFTYTPDPAAAGALNVNVKKEISSPARPCSFEEAMKAMKTTGCNLDKVNIISNALMTPLIPSSMIKSEDVTPMEVTAEKRSSTIFKATKSVGSTQQTLENISNIAGNGSFSSPSSSHLPSENEKQQQIQPKAYNPETLTTIQTQDISQPGTFPAVSASSQLPNSDALLQQATQFQTRETQSREVLQSDGTVVNLSQLTEASQQQQQSPLQEQAQTLQQQISSNIFPSPNSVSQLQNTIQQLQAGSFTGSTAGGSSGSVDLVQQVLEAQQQLSSVLFSAPDGNENVQEQLSADIFQQVSQIQSGVSPGMFSSTEPTVHTRPDNLLPGRAESVHPQSENTLSNQQQQQQQQQVMESSAAMVMEMQQSICQAAAQIQSELFPSTASANGNLQQSPVYQQTSHMMSALSTNEDMQMQCELFSSPPAVSGNETSTTTTQQVATPGTTMFQTSSSGDGEETGTQAKQIQNSVFQTMVQMQHSGDNQPQVNLFSSTKSMMSVQNSGTQQQGNGLFQQGNEMMSLQSGNFLQQSSHSQAQLFHPQNPIADAQNISQETQGSLFHSPNPIVHSQTSTTSSEQMQPPMFHSQSTIAVLQGSSVPQDQQSTNIFLSQSPMNNLQTNTVAQEAFFAAPNSISPLQSTSNTEQQAAFQQQAPISHIQTPMLSQEQAQPPQQGLFQPQVSLGSLPPNPMPQSQQGTMFQSQHSIVAMQSNSPSQEQQQQQQQQQQQQQQQQQSILFSNQNTMATMASPKQPPPNMIFNPNQNPMANQEQQNQSIFHQQSNMAPMNQEQQPMQFQSQSTVSSLQNPGPTQSESSQTPLFHSSPQIQLVQGSPSSQEQQVTLFLSPASMSALQTSINQQDMQQSPLYSPQNNMPGIQGATSSPQSQATLFHNTAGGTMNQLQNSPGSSQQTSGMFLFGIQNNCSQLLTSGPATLPDQLMAISQPGQPQNEGQPPVTTLLSQQMPENSPLASSINTNQNIEKIDLLVSLQNQGNNLTGSF
- the NFAT5 gene encoding nuclear factor of activated T-cells 5 isoform X2, which encodes MPSDFISLLSADLDLESPKSLYSRDSLKLHPSQNFHRAGLLEESVYDLLPKELQLPPSRETSVASMSQTSGGEAGSPPPAVVAADASSAPSSSSMGGACSSFTTSSSPTIYSTSVTDSKAMQVESCSSAVGVSNRGVSEKQLTSNTVQQHPSTPKRHTVLYISPPPEDLLDNSRMSCQDEGCGLESEQSCSMWMEDSPSNFSNMSTSSYNDNTEVPRKSRKRNPKQRPGVKRRDCEESNMDIFDADSAKAPHYVLSQLTTDNKGNSKAGNGTLENQKGTGVKKSPMLCGQYPVKSEGKELKIVVQPETQHRARYLTEGSRGSVKDRTQQGFPTVKLEGHNEPVVLQVFVGNDSGRVKPHGFYQACRVTGRNTTPCKEVDIEGTTVIEVGLDPSNNMTLAVDCVGILKLRNADVEARIGIAGSKKKSTRARLVFRVNITRKDGSTLTLQTPSSPILCTQPAGVPEILKKSLHSCSVKGEEEVFLIGKNFLKGTKVIFQENVSDENSWKSEAEIDMELFHQNHLIVKVPPYHDQHITLPVSVGIYVVTNAGRSHDVQPFTYTPDPAAGALNVNVKKEISSPARPCSFEEAMKAMKTTGCNLDKVNIISNALMTPLIPSSMIKSEDVTPMEVTAEKRSSTIFKATKSVGSTQQTLENISNIAGNGSFSSPSSSHLPSENEKQQQIQPKAYNPETLTTIQTQDISQPGTFPAVSASSQLPNSDALLQQATQFQTRETQSREVLQSDGTVVNLSQLTEASQQQQQSPLQEQAQTLQQQISSNIFPSPNSVSQLQNTIQQLQAGSFTGSTAGGSSGSVDLVQQVLEAQQQLSSVLFSAPDGNENVQEQLSADIFQQVSQIQSGVSPGMFSSTEPTVHTRPDNLLPGRAESVHPQSENTLSNQQQQQQQQQVMESSAAMVMEMQQSICQAAAQIQSELFPSTASANGNLQQSPVYQQTSHMMSALSTNEDMQMQCELFSSPPAVSGNETSTTTTQQVATPGTTMFQTSSSGDGEETGTQAKQIQNSVFQTMVQMQHSGDNQPQVNLFSSTKSMMSVQNSGTQQQGNGLFQQGNEMMSLQSGNFLQQSSHSQAQLFHPQNPIADAQNISQETQGSLFHSPNPIVHSQTSTTSSEQMQPPMFHSQSTIAVLQGSSVPQDQQSTNIFLSQSPMNNLQTNTVAQEAFFAAPNSISPLQSTSNTEQQAAFQQQAPISHIQTPMLSQEQAQPPQQGLFQPQVSLGSLPPNPMPQSQQGTMFQSQHSIVAMQSNSPSQEQQQQQQQQQQQQQQQQQSILFSNQNTMATMASPKQPPPNMIFNPNQNPMANQEQQNQSIFHQQSNMAPMNQEQQPMQFQSQSTVSSLQNPGPTQSESSQTPLFHSSPQIQLVQGSPSSQEQQVTLFLSPASMSALQTSINQQDMQQSPLYSPQNNMPGIQGATSSPQSQATLFHNTAGGTMNQLQNSPGSSQQTSGMFLFGIQNNCSQLLTSGPATLPDQLMAISQPGQPQNEGQPPVTTLLSQQMPENSPLASSINTNQNIEKIDLLVSLQNQGNNLTGSF
- the NFAT5 gene encoding nuclear factor of activated T-cells 5 isoform X5; the protein is MGGACSSFTTSSSPTIYSTSVTDSKAMQVESCSSAVGVSNRGVSEKQLTSNTVQQHPSTPKRHTVLYISPPPEDLLDNSRMSCQDEGCGLESEQSCSMWMEDSPSNFSNMSTSSYNDNTEVPRKSRKRNPKQRPGVKRRDCEESNMDIFDADSAKAPHYVLSQLTTDNKGNSKAGNGTLENQKGTGVKKSPMLCGQYPVKSEGKELKIVVQPETQHRARYLTEGSRGSVKDRTQQGFPTVKLEGHNEPVVLQVFVGNDSGRVKPHGFYQACRVTGRNTTPCKEVDIEGTTVIEVGLDPSNNMTLAVDCVGILKLRNADVEARIGIAGSKKKSTRARLVFRVNITRKDGSTLTLQTPSSPILCTQPAGVPEILKKSLHSCSVKGEEEVFLIGKNFLKGTKVIFQENVSDENSWKSEAEIDMELFHQNHLIVKVPPYHDQHITLPVSVGIYVVTNAGRSHDVQPFTYTPDPAAAGALNVNVKKEISSPARPCSFEEAMKAMKTTGCNLDKVNIISNALMTPLIPSSMIKSEDVTPMEVTAEKRSSTIFKATKSVGSTQQTLENISNIAGNGSFSSPSSSHLPSENEKQQQIQPKAYNPETLTTIQTQDISQPGTFPAVSASSQLPNSDALLQQATQFQTRETQSREVLQSDGTVVNLSQLTEASQQQQQSPLQEQAQTLQQQISSNIFPSPNSVSQLQNTIQQLQAGSFTGSTAGGSSGSVDLVQQVLEAQQQLSSVLFSAPDGNENVQEQLSADIFQQVSQIQSGVSPGMFSSTEPTVHTRPDNLLPGRAESVHPQSENTLSNQQQQQQQQQVMESSAAMVMEMQQSICQAAAQIQSELFPSTASANGNLQQSPVYQQTSHMMSALSTNEDMQMQCELFSSPPAVSGNETSTTTTQQVATPGTTMFQTSSSGDGEETGTQAKQIQNSVFQTMVQMQHSGDNQPQVNLFSSTKSMMSVQNSGTQQQGNGLFQQGNEMMSLQSGNFLQQSSHSQAQLFHPQNPIADAQNISQETQGSLFHSPNPIVHSQTSTTSSEQMQPPMFHSQSTIAVLQGSSVPQDQQSTNIFLSQSPMNNLQTNTVAQEAFFAAPNSISPLQSTSNTEQQAAFQQQAPISHIQTPMLSQEQAQPPQQGLFQPQVSLGSLPPNPMPQSQQGTMFQSQHSIVAMQSNSPSQEQQQQQQQQQQQQQQQQQSILFSNQNTMATMASPKQPPPNMIFNPNQNPMANQEQQNQSIFHQQSNMAPMNQEQQPMQFQSQSTVSSLQNPGPTQSESSQTPLFHSSPQIQLVQGSPSSQEQQVTLFLSPASMSALQTSINQQDMQQSPLYSPQNNMPGIQGATSSPQSQATLFHNTAGGTMNQLQNSPGSSQQTSGMFLFGIQNNCSQLLTSGPATLPDQLMAISQPGQPQNEGQPPVTTLLSQQMPENSPLASSINTNQNIEKIDLLVSLQNQGNNLTGSF
- the NFAT5 gene encoding nuclear factor of activated T-cells 5 isoform X7, which translates into the protein MLLQLPPLPPWAVLAAPLPPLPALPFILPQSPTARLCKWRAAPQPWGTLENQKGTGVKKSPMLCGQYPVKSEGKELKIVVQPETQHRARYLTEGSRGSVKDRTQQGFPTVKLEGHNEPVVLQVFVGNDSGRVKPHGFYQACRVTGRNTTPCKEVDIEGTTVIEVGLDPSNNMTLAVDCVGILKLRNADVEARIGIAGSKKKSTRARLVFRVNITRKDGSTLTLQTPSSPILCTQPAGVPEILKKSLHSCSVKGEEEVFLIGKNFLKGTKVIFQENVSDENSWKSEAEIDMELFHQNHLIVKVPPYHDQHITLPVSVGIYVVTNAGRSHDVQPFTYTPDPAAGALNVNVKKEISSPARPCSFEEAMKAMKTTGCNLDKVNIISNALMTPLIPSSMIKSEDVTPMEVTAEKRSSTIFKATKSVGSTQQTLENISNIAGNGSFSSPSSSHLPSENEKQQQIQPKAYNPETLTTIQTQDISQPGTFPAVSASSQLPNSDALLQQATQFQTRETQSREVLQSDGTVVNLSQLTEASQQQQQSPLQEQAQTLQQQISSNIFPSPNSVSQLQNTIQQLQAGSFTGSTAGGSSGSVDLVQQVLEAQQQLSSVLFSAPDGNENVQEQLSADIFQQVSQIQSGVSPGMFSSTEPTVHTRPDNLLPGRAESVHPQSENTLSNQQQQQQQQQVMESSAAMVMEMQQSICQAAAQIQSELFPSTASANGNLQQSPVYQQTSHMMSALSTNEDMQMQCELFSSPPAVSGNETSTTTTQQVATPGTTMFQTSSSGDGEETGTQAKQIQNSVFQTMVQMQHSGDNQPQVNLFSSTKSMMSVQNSGTQQQGNGLFQQGNEMMSLQSGNFLQQSSHSQAQLFHPQNPIADAQNISQETQGSLFHSPNPIVHSQTSTTSSEQMQPPMFHSQSTIAVLQGSSVPQDQQSTNIFLSQSPMNNLQTNTVAQEAFFAAPNSISPLQSTSNTEQQAAFQQQAPISHIQTPMLSQEQAQPPQQGLFQPQVSLGSLPPNPMPQSQQGTMFQSQHSIVAMQSNSPSQEQQQQQQQQQQQQQQQQQSILFSNQNTMATMASPKQPPPNMIFNPNQNPMANQEQQNQSIFHQQSNMAPMNQEQQPMQFQSQSTVSSLQNPGPTQSESSQTPLFHSSPQIQLVQGSPSSQEQQVTLFLSPASMSALQTSINQQDMQQSPLYSPQNNMPGIQGATSSPQSQATLFHNTAGGTMNQLQNSPGSSQQTSGMFLFGIQNNCSQLLTSGPATLPDQLMAISQPGQPQNEGQPPVTTLLSQQMPENSPLASSINTNQNIEKIDLLVSLQNQGNNLTGSF